TCATCGAGTGCAGGACCAGCCGGCTGGACGAGATGAACCGGCTCATGGACGACTGGGTCGCGCAGACCAGGGGCAAGCGGACGGCGACGCACGCGCTGGTCGGCAAGGACCGCTCCGACGCCTCGCACATCGTCGAAGTCGTGGAGTTCCCGTCGTACGAGGAGGCGATGCGGAACTCGAACCTCCCGGAGACCGACAAGATCTTCCAGGGAATGGTCGCGCTGTGCGAGGAGATGCCGACGTTCATCGATCTGGACGTCGTGCGGGACGAGCGGCTGGCCGAGGACACCGTACGGCGGTTCCTGGACGCGCTGATGACCCCGGGTGAACTGCCGCCGCTCAACGACCTGTTGGACGAGGACATCCACAGCCATGATCCGATGAACCCGCAGGACACCCTCGGGCTGGACAACTTCCGCGCCGAGGTCCGGATGTGGCGCGACGCCTTCGACTTCGCCTTCACCGTCGAGGATGTGTTCACCCAGGGCGACGAGGCCTGCGCGCGGTGGACGTGGAACGCCACCCACAAGGGCGACTTCCTCGGGATCGCACCCACCGGGAAACAGGTCGCCATGACCGGGATGACGGTGTTCCGGTTCACCGACCACGGCAAGATCGCCGAGACCTGGTGGCAGCACGACACGCTGGAGCTGATGCGGCAGCTGGGCGCGCTCGACGAGTTGGAGCAGTAGAAGGGGCGAGGGCCCGG
Above is a genomic segment from Streptomyces fodineus containing:
- a CDS encoding ester cyclase; this translates as MTFVQLIECRTSRLDEMNRLMDDWVAQTRGKRTATHALVGKDRSDASHIVEVVEFPSYEEAMRNSNLPETDKIFQGMVALCEEMPTFIDLDVVRDERLAEDTVRRFLDALMTPGELPPLNDLLDEDIHSHDPMNPQDTLGLDNFRAEVRMWRDAFDFAFTVEDVFTQGDEACARWTWNATHKGDFLGIAPTGKQVAMTGMTVFRFTDHGKIAETWWQHDTLELMRQLGALDELEQ